A window of Ciona intestinalis unplaced genomic scaffold, KH HT000720.1, whole genome shotgun sequence genomic DNA:
CGCAGGTATAAGGCTTACGTGACAAAGTGGCGGTAACCAAGATTTTGTGTGGAGTCATGCATAACGACGTGGACGAATCCCCCAGCCCGTTATCGCTGTAAAAATTTGCCGTCATCTATTACTTTCATTACATGTAGTTATTTATATCTACATTGGTTAAACGAGCAAGTTTTATTTGCGTTTTCCTTTTAACCCGTTATCGCTGTAAAAATTTGCCGTCATCTATTACTTTCATTACATGTCATTACATGTAGTTATATCTACATTGGTTAAACGAGCAAGTTTTATTTGCGTTTTCCCTTTTGTAGGAAGTCTAAAATAGCTTTATATTTGCCTTATCTGACATTCTTTGCTGATCCATGTAGTTATTGGCTAAACGATCAGGTTTTATTTgcgttttccttttgtgggaagTCTAAAATAGCTTATATTTGCTTTATCAGACATTCTAGCAATGTCGTAAGGCAAAGAAAAAAACTGAGATAAAGCGAAAAACTTAAATGGTATGCAGAAAGAGTAATCAGTGATTCTCAGCTGATCTATGTTTATCTTTCTATGTTTGTGGCATAATAATGCAGGCAAGGAAGAATGTGAATTTCCCGCGTAAATTATTCGACGAGGACGGCCATTTTTTTAGAACAGGCAGGCGTGAAACGTGCAGTCAAAGATAAAACTCgtattttgctgttttatagagtttattttgattttattaaattattaactgtaaatattaaaaaaatggagaAGACCAGCACTGCAGGAGCCAATCGAAGCAAGCGGGCACCGAACTTCTCGGATTCGGAACGCATCTTGCTGATGGATCTTTTAAACGATCCCGCTCGACCGTTTAAAAGCGTCATCGAGTGCAAGAAGACCGACGCTGTGTcttgtaaacaaaaagatGCAGCGTGGCAAGATGTGGCGCAGCATTTCAACGCCTGTACCAGCAGCGCTGCGCGGGATCCTTCCCACCTTATGACGG
This region includes:
- the LOC113475514 gene encoding uncharacterized protein LOC113475514; the encoded protein is MEKTSTAGANRSKRAPNFSDSERILLMDLLNDPARPFKSVIECKKTDAVSCKQKDAAWQDVAQHFNACTSSAARDPSHLMTAWRNLKTRGKKYSAARRRETFRTGGGPPPKEDDLSARFCATFPSQLHPLENCFDSDSTLNQDQLRVGMHEHNG